From Oryza sativa Japonica Group chromosome 4, ASM3414082v1, one genomic window encodes:
- the LOC9272252 gene encoding wall-associated receptor kinase 2, protein MSPHRGAAVASICAAFYDSIWLLVLLLSTALAAETLDGAQAASSQCQNATKCGGVDIVYPFGLSSSGCAMSPSFEVDCNNTGNGVQKPFLGYVELLSIDVQLSQARVRTRISSSCYNISTREMNFDDLWYVDLKDTPYRFSDSANKFTIIGCRTLAYIADQDDVGKYMSGCVSVCRRGELTSLINGTCSGKGCCQTAIPKGLDYYQVWFEQSMNTSGIYNRTPCSYAVLMEASNFSFSTTYLTSPFEFNNTYGGEAPVVLDWAINTANTCEEAMGNLTSYACKSDNAKCINSSDTTGYICRCQEGYQGNPYLKGPNGCQDINECQHGENYPCYGDCYNKPGSFDCVCHAGSSGNAAIQGGCRKDLLSPKTRLAIGVVASVLAVLFGFLGWEVIRHKQKIKRQALLRQTDEFFQQHGGQILLEMMKADGNDGFTLYKRGEIETATNNFSKAHVIGEGGQGTVYKAVIDGVAVAIKKCKEIDESRKMEFVQELVILCRVSHPNIVKLLGCCLQFEAPMLVYEFVQNKTLQELLDLQRSRRFHVTLGTRLRIAAESADALSHLHSLPHPILHGDVKTANILLANGLVAKVSDFGCSTIDKRTQAVPKGTPGYIDPDYLVEYQLTTRNDVYSFGVILLELLTGRRPLSKERKSLTLMFQEARSNGTLIELLDSDIVDETSMRVIKRAADLVSQCLVVPGTTRPSMTLVAAELRRLAEADEVKRSPQPPLVLEDLRFMDMGSTTNTLYGESRTSGAYSLEKKAVLSIEFAR, encoded by the exons ATGTCTCCCCACCGAGGAGCAGCTGTGGCTTCTATTTGCGCTGCGTTTTATGATAGTATTTGGCTATTGGTACTACTGCTGAGCACGGCGCTGGCTGCAGAGACACTCGACGGTGCGCAGGCAGCGTCGTCGCAATGCCAGAACGCCACCAAGTGCGGTGGTGTAGACATCGTCTACCCGTTCGGCCTCAGTTCAAGCGGCTGCGCTATGTCGCCTTCCTTTGAAGTCGACTGCAACAACACCGGGAATGGCGTCCAGAAGCCATTCCTTGGATATGTCGAGCTCCTCAGCATCGATGTCCAGCTTAGTCAGGCCCGCGTGAGGACTCGTATATCTTCTTCCTGCTATAACATCTCAACCCGAGAGATGAACTTCGATGACCTGTGGTATGTGGACCTGAAGGACACGCCGTACAGGTTCTCGGACTCCGCCAACAAGTTCACTATTATTGGGTGCCGAACACTGGCATACATCGCCGATCAGGATGACGTGGGCAAGTACATGAGCGGCTGTGTCTCCGTCTGCCGGCGAGGTGAACTAACGAGCCTGATCAATGGCACCTGTTCTGGGAAAGGCTGTTGTCAGACTGCCATCCCAAAGGGCCTCGATTACTACCAGGTGTGGTTTGAGCAAAGCATGAACACGTCGGGGATCTATAATCGAACCCCCTGCAGCTACGCTGTGCTCATGGAAGCGTCCAACTTCTCCTTTTCAACCACCTACCTGACTTCACCGTTCGAGTTCAACAATACCTATGGCGGCGAGGCACCGGTGGTGCTTGATTGGGCTATCAACACCGCCAACACTTGTGAGGAAGCTATGGGAAATCTCACATCCTATGCTTGCAAAAGCGACAATGCAAAGTGTATCAACTCCTCCGATACAACAGGCTACATCTGTAGGTGCCAAGAAGGATACCAAGGCAATCCTTACCTTAAAGGTCCCAACGGTTGTCAAG atattaatgaatgtCAACATGGAGAGAATTACCCTTGCTATGGAGATTGCTACAATAAACCTGGAAGTTTCGATTGTGTGTGTCATGCGGGTAGTAGTGGAAATGCGGCAATTCAAGGAGGATGCCGAAAAGACCTCTTATCACCGAAAACACGACTGGCAATTG GTGTTGTTGCCAGTGTATTGGCTGTCCTCTTTGGATTCCTAGGATGGGAAGTGATTCGACACAAACAAAAAATTAAACGACAGGCTCTATTAAGACAGACTGATGAGTTTTTTCAACAACATGGAGGCCAGATATTGCTAGAAATGATGAAAGCAGATGGAAATGATGGGTTCACCCTCTACAAGAGAGGGGAGATAGAGACTGCCACAAATAATTTCAGCAAGGCACATGTCATTGGGGAAGGAGGGCAGGGAACAGTTTATAAGGCTGTTATAGATGGAGTTGCCGTCGCAATAAAGAAGTGCAAGGAGATTGACGAGAGCAGGAAGATGGAGTTTGTGCAAGAGCTGGTCATACTTTGTCGTGTTAGCCATCCCAACATTGTCAAGTTGCTTGGCTGTTGCCTCCAATTTGAGGCACCGATGCTTGTGTATGAGTTTGTACAGAACAAAACACTGCAAGAGCTGCTAGATCTTCAGAGGAGTAGGCGGTTCCATGTCACACTGGGAACCCGCCTAAGGATTGCTGCTGAATCCGCAGACGCACTTTCACATCTCCACTCTTTGCCACACCCAATACTCCATGGTGATGTGAAGACAGCCAACATCCTTCTCGCAAATGGCTTGGTTGCAAAGGTGTCTGATTTTGGATGTTCGACGATTGATAAGAGAACTCAGGCTGTACCCAAAGGCACACCAGGGTATATTGACCCGGACTATCTAGTTGAGTACCAACTCACAACCAGAAATGATGTGTATAGCTTCGGAGTCATTCTTCTTGAGCTTCTAACCGGTAGGAGGCCACtgtcaaaagaaagaaaaagcttaACACTGATGTTTCAGGAGGCTAGGTCCAATGGCACACTCATTGAGCTCCTTGACAGTGACATTGTTGATGAAACGAGCATGAGAGTGATCAAGCGGGCTGCAGATCTAGTGAGTCAATGCTTGGTTGTTCCGGGTACGACAAGGCCATCAATGACACTAGTGGCAGCGGAGCTCCGCCGATTAGCGGAAGCAGATGAAGTGAAGCGAAGCCCACAGCCACCATTGGTGCTCGAGGATCTGAGATTTATGGATATGGGCAGTACAACGAACACTTTGTATGGAGAGAGCAGGACGAGTGGGGCTTATAGCTTGGAGAAGAAAGCTGTGTTGAGTATAGAGTTTGCGAGATGA